Proteins from a single region of Cytophagaceae bacterium:
- a CDS encoding M36 family metallopeptidase has product MRIIITLKAKLLYCCFLSLLTFTTFAQNEEELVKNYFKKNASQEKLSDQDLQEMQVSSRYFSSTTGWYHIYFNQTYQEIEVYNGLLNVTLKGENVIHVGNSFVENLPSRITSDSKVRLKPVEALQKAAIFKELAVSDLEEIATVGTTMLSSGIINKTIFTDKKLSNEKIEVKLFWLHNEHGEGKNKPSVNLVWNVRFSTLDYQNSWNIHVDASTGEILGSNDEVIHCDFGYPHKHAFAEKQHRTLNVADNPLALVDSSYNVFDIPLESPNHGARSVVEKPYTRFVPATTGPGGTNGWHNDGATDYTTTRGNNVWAQEDNNGNNGTGASPISATLEFDFSYTQDISTSVANRNAAITNLFYWNNLTHDVLYRYGFNEPSGNFQNNNMGRGGNGNDYVFADAQDGSGSNNANFLTPIDGTSGRMQMFLWNDAGGYQPDGDFDNAIIAHEYGHGWSTRLTGGPGNSSCLQNAEQGGEGWSDYLALMLTTNWSALTPSLASANLSRGIGTYALGQATNDLGIRLYPYSYDMANVNSQVTYGKVGDVAFSIPHGVGSIWATMLWDMTWEIILQDNQLVPDIYNTTNLVGNVAAMKLVNEGLRLQPCSPSFIQARDAIIAADQALFNGLYKCAISRAFARRGLGMNASTGISNNDREVVEDFTPIASPSLSSPINTSICSNTLFTYTASSATGGVSFAWVRPVVAGISNAAGSGNTASISETLINTTNIPVTVKYYFSLSPSSICNNFQPVSVIVAPQSISTSGYAATCSSGTLSPGQGLVATIKTKVINGSIQAGPTYVRGSGNNTTNYTSSGTSVYFKSYSFVAPVTGSTVFEVFLANLSSFSSDDTYLSLYQTTFNPAAPSVNFLRGDDDNGFGSQSRLVHTLTQGQTYIIVVSTYDSNTTGTFTLKSSKDGIISDNNKWFTSLLGGTEIGTGAVFNPVGAVGSGISNISNPLSVTFYVADEHLLSCRTPAVFSVQSTTIPPTIVAGGPLEFCPGASVSLSTNISQNNALDFSGVNSQYVTVPHSASLNLTTSATFEAWVKYSGTNSTIIDKGDYDFLWSLNANGNANKMGFYNKTSSIWVYSNDPVPQNTWTHVAITLSGGIITFYINGLPSGSASMTIMQDTGEMNIGRQQPSLCQCNHFNGTLDELRLWNIARTQEEILVNKNNSVANNTLGLVAYYKFDEGTGITTADATPNNNHGTLVNGPNWVVPSSSPINSVFWSILNVTSPQILATAPGDYTASFTNGLGCIVNSIPVQVRNLSNASSVTLLNPTDNFASVNVTKTASSTNGKITATNIISGNSRVNYSAKAIELNAGFKAENGTIFLAQTGGCSP; this is encoded by the coding sequence ATGAGAATAATAATAACCTTAAAGGCTAAGCTATTGTATTGCTGTTTTTTAAGCTTATTGACCTTCACAACTTTTGCCCAAAATGAGGAAGAATTAGTTAAAAATTATTTTAAGAAAAATGCCTCCCAAGAAAAATTATCCGATCAAGACTTGCAGGAGATGCAAGTTTCGAGCAGGTATTTTTCATCAACAACCGGTTGGTATCATATTTATTTTAATCAAACTTACCAGGAAATAGAAGTTTACAATGGTTTACTGAATGTTACATTGAAAGGGGAGAATGTAATTCATGTAGGAAACAGTTTTGTAGAAAATTTGCCATCAAGAATTACTTCGGATTCCAAAGTTAGGCTGAAACCTGTAGAAGCTCTTCAAAAAGCGGCAATTTTCAAGGAACTGGCAGTAAGTGATTTAGAAGAAATAGCAACTGTTGGTACTACAATGTTGAGCTCAGGAATTATTAATAAAACTATTTTTACTGATAAAAAACTATCCAACGAAAAAATTGAAGTAAAGCTCTTTTGGCTACATAATGAACATGGAGAAGGTAAAAATAAACCATCGGTGAATTTGGTATGGAATGTGAGATTTTCCACATTAGATTATCAGAATAGCTGGAATATCCATGTTGATGCTAGCACTGGTGAAATATTAGGATCTAATGACGAAGTGATACATTGTGATTTTGGATATCCTCATAAGCATGCTTTTGCGGAAAAACAACACCGAACTCTGAATGTAGCTGATAATCCTTTGGCGTTGGTAGATAGCAGCTACAATGTATTTGATATTCCTTTAGAAAGCCCAAATCATGGTGCAAGGTCTGTTGTGGAAAAACCCTATACCAGGTTTGTGCCTGCCACCACCGGTCCCGGAGGTACCAACGGCTGGCATAATGATGGAGCTACTGACTATACAACCACCAGAGGCAACAATGTGTGGGCTCAAGAAGATAATAATGGCAACAATGGAACAGGTGCAAGCCCTATATCTGCAACTCTTGAATTTGATTTTTCTTATACACAGGATATTTCTACTTCAGTTGCCAATCGTAACGCCGCCATCACTAATTTGTTTTATTGGAATAACCTCACCCATGATGTGCTTTATAGATATGGATTTAATGAGCCAAGTGGCAATTTTCAGAATAATAATATGGGAAGAGGAGGCAATGGAAATGATTATGTATTTGCCGACGCCCAGGATGGATCCGGGTCGAATAATGCAAATTTTTTAACACCCATAGATGGTACATCAGGTAGAATGCAAATGTTTCTTTGGAACGATGCTGGAGGATATCAACCGGATGGAGACTTCGACAATGCCATTATAGCACATGAGTATGGTCATGGTTGGTCAACAAGATTAACAGGGGGACCTGGAAATTCGAGCTGTTTACAAAATGCCGAACAAGGAGGAGAAGGTTGGAGTGATTATCTTGCCCTTATGCTCACAACCAATTGGTCCGCTCTTACTCCTAGTCTGGCAAGTGCCAACCTTTCGCGAGGCATTGGTACTTATGCTTTAGGTCAGGCGACCAATGATTTGGGAATTAGATTATACCCTTATTCTTATGATATGGCGAATGTTAACAGCCAGGTAACATATGGTAAAGTGGGAGACGTTGCTTTTTCAATACCTCATGGTGTGGGGTCAATTTGGGCCACCATGCTCTGGGATATGACATGGGAAATTATTTTGCAAGACAATCAATTGGTCCCTGATATTTACAATACCACAAATCTGGTTGGCAATGTAGCTGCAATGAAACTCGTAAATGAGGGATTACGTTTGCAGCCTTGCAGTCCAAGTTTTATCCAGGCAAGAGATGCAATTATAGCTGCAGACCAGGCATTATTTAATGGACTCTACAAATGTGCCATTAGCAGGGCATTTGCCAGAAGGGGCTTAGGCATGAATGCATCTACCGGTATCTCAAATAACGACCGTGAAGTAGTTGAAGACTTTACGCCTATCGCTTCGCCTAGTCTTTCTTCACCAATAAATACAAGCATTTGTTCCAATACATTGTTTACATACACTGCTTCCAGTGCAACCGGGGGTGTAAGTTTTGCCTGGGTTCGTCCTGTGGTGGCTGGTATAAGTAATGCAGCTGGTAGCGGGAATACCGCCTCAATAAGTGAAACCCTTATCAATACTACTAATATACCTGTAACAGTAAAATATTATTTCAGCCTTAGTCCTTCTTCTATTTGCAACAATTTCCAACCCGTAAGTGTAATAGTAGCACCTCAATCAATTTCTACTAGTGGTTATGCAGCCACATGTTCGAGTGGTACTTTATCTCCTGGGCAAGGTCTGGTGGCAACCATAAAAACCAAGGTAATTAACGGAAGCATACAGGCTGGACCAACTTACGTAAGAGGTAGCGGAAACAATACCACAAACTATACTTCAAGTGGAACCAGCGTTTATTTCAAAAGTTATTCTTTTGTGGCACCGGTTACAGGATCAACTGTATTTGAGGTATTTTTAGCAAATTTGTCAAGTTTTTCTTCTGACGACACCTATTTGTCTTTATATCAAACGACTTTCAATCCTGCCGCTCCTTCAGTTAATTTTTTGAGAGGTGATGACGATAACGGTTTTGGTTCGCAATCACGGTTGGTACATACACTTACCCAAGGTCAAACTTATATTATAGTGGTAAGTACTTATGATAGTAATACCACAGGCACTTTTACTCTAAAAAGTTCAAAAGATGGAATAATAAGTGACAATAATAAATGGTTTACCAGTCTATTGGGTGGAACCGAGATAGGAACGGGGGCAGTCTTTAATCCTGTTGGTGCAGTTGGATCCGGTATTTCCAATATATCTAATCCTTTGTCAGTTACTTTTTATGTTGCTGACGAACATTTGCTATCTTGCCGTACTCCAGCGGTTTTTAGTGTTCAATCCACCACAATTCCACCAACTATTGTTGCAGGGGGACCCCTGGAATTTTGTCCTGGTGCTTCGGTGTCTTTATCAACAAATATTTCACAAAATAACGCACTAGATTTTTCTGGTGTAAATAGCCAATATGTTACTGTTCCTCATAGTGCTAGCCTAAATCTCACTACCTCAGCTACATTTGAAGCCTGGGTAAAATATTCTGGAACCAATTCCACAATTATAGACAAAGGGGACTATGATTTTTTGTGGTCATTAAATGCAAACGGCAATGCCAACAAAATGGGTTTTTATAATAAAACTTCCAGTATTTGGGTTTATTCAAATGACCCCGTGCCTCAAAATACCTGGACCCATGTGGCTATTACACTTAGTGGGGGTATCATCACTTTTTATATTAACGGGCTTCCGTCTGGTTCGGCTTCTATGACAATAATGCAAGATACAGGGGAAATGAACATAGGAAGACAACAACCTTCGTTATGTCAATGCAATCATTTTAATGGCACTTTGGATGAGCTCAGACTATGGAATATTGCCAGAACCCAGGAAGAAATTCTGGTAAACAAAAACAATTCTGTGGCAAACAACACTTTGGGCCTTGTTGCATATTATAAATTTGATGAAGGCACTGGAATTACTACGGCTGATGCTACGCCTAACAACAATCATGGTACCTTGGTAAATGGGCCGAATTGGGTAGTTCCATCTTCGTCTCCAATAAATTCGGTTTTTTGGTCTATACTCAATGTTACATCACCTCAAATATTAGCAACAGCCCCGGGTGATTATACCGCATCATTTACAAATGGTCTTGGTTGTATTGTAAATTCGATACCAGTACAGGTAAGAAATTTATCAAATGCTTCATCTGTCACTTTGCTTAACCCAACAGATAACTTTGCTTCTGTTAATGTTACAAAAACAGCTTCAAGTACAAATGGAAAAATAACAGCAACAAACATAATATCAGGCAATTCAAGAGTTAATTACTCAGCAAAAGCAATAGAACTTAACGCTGGATTCAAAGCCGAAAACGGAACTATCTTTTTAGCTCAAACTGGGGGATGTTCTCCTTAA